In Chitinophagales bacterium, a single genomic region encodes these proteins:
- a CDS encoding TonB-dependent receptor: protein MMHKISLVAILLLLVQLLVAQDKKALKGQVIDKDSRYPIIGASVMVVGSNPVIGTLTDENGYYKLEVPLGRISLSVSYIGYKSGGANDVLVVSGKETQVNIALEEKVSEINEVVITANKEQGRAKNEFAAVSARSFDVELTSRFSGNRNDPARMASNFAGVSGANDARNDIIIRGNSPMGMLWRLEGINIPSPNHFGSFGSTGGPVSMLNNNTLAHGDFFTSAFPAEYGNALSGVFDLAMRNGNKDKHEFLLQLGFNGIEAGAEGPFHKKKSQASFMINYRYSTLAFFKLLKANFGTGTAVPQYQDLSFKVDVPTKKAGIFRFWGLGGLSSIELLGSKVDLAKNPNNLYGNENQDIYNKVRTGVFGFSHTYFLTKKSYYKLNLAVSHQGQFADIDSVSIVNRSDIVRVNKVALLQNKGSAHILYNNKINAKNVVTAGVIADVFNLNFNDSLRIDSVSFAAVKAGKGWSALIESYAMWQHKFNTQLSLNTGVHIQYYTLSNSVAPEPRVSLKYQFRENQFVSIGYGLHHQIQPLPTYYNHEIGVGASNKPTNLGMGFSRSQHIVAGYDLMFYKSFHLKTEAYFQYIDKVPIERFRSSFSMLNAGADFATPNNTYLVNRGVGYNYGLEVTLEKFFAQGYYFLLTGSVFQSQYKGSDNVWRNTAFNGLYVVNALGGYEYRFGGKKDKTKRHIVAADVKATVAGGRYYTPIDETASAMAHAQVLIDSLAFSKKYQDYFRIDLKVSYRISLKRVTQEFSTDFQNLANIKNIFRKVYNPRTNSLNNEYQQGLFILPQYRLLF from the coding sequence ATGATGCACAAAATTTCACTTGTTGCCATATTGCTATTGCTTGTTCAACTACTTGTAGCACAAGATAAAAAGGCGTTGAAAGGGCAGGTAATAGATAAAGATTCTCGATATCCCATTATTGGAGCATCGGTAATGGTGGTAGGTTCTAATCCGGTTATTGGAACGCTTACCGATGAAAATGGGTACTACAAATTAGAAGTGCCACTTGGCAGAATATCGCTCAGTGTTTCTTATATTGGCTATAAGAGTGGAGGAGCCAACGATGTATTGGTGGTATCGGGAAAAGAAACCCAAGTAAACATTGCATTAGAAGAAAAAGTAAGTGAAATAAATGAAGTAGTAATAACTGCCAATAAAGAACAAGGTAGGGCAAAGAATGAATTTGCTGCTGTAAGTGCGCGGTCGTTTGATGTAGAACTTACCAGCCGCTTTAGCGGAAATAGAAACGATCCGGCTCGAATGGCATCGAATTTTGCAGGTGTAAGCGGTGCCAACGATGCTCGCAACGATATTATTATTCGGGGAAATTCGCCCATGGGAATGCTGTGGCGGTTAGAGGGTATAAATATTCCAAGCCCTAACCACTTTGGAAGTTTCGGGAGCACCGGAGGGCCGGTAAGTATGCTCAATAATAATACCTTGGCTCATGGCGATTTTTTTACTTCTGCTTTTCCTGCAGAATATGGGAATGCGCTATCGGGCGTATTCGATTTGGCAATGCGGAATGGTAATAAAGACAAGCATGAGTTTTTGTTGCAGCTTGGTTTTAATGGAATAGAAGCAGGTGCTGAAGGACCTTTTCATAAGAAGAAAAGCCAAGCTTCTTTTATGATAAATTACCGCTATTCTACCCTTGCTTTCTTTAAGTTATTAAAGGCAAATTTTGGTACGGGAACTGCTGTGCCACAATATCAAGATTTAAGTTTTAAGGTAGATGTGCCTACTAAAAAAGCAGGCATTTTCAGGTTTTGGGGTTTAGGAGGTTTAAGTTCTATTGAATTGCTTGGCTCCAAGGTAGATTTGGCAAAGAATCCCAATAATTTATATGGCAACGAGAATCAAGATATTTACAATAAAGTGCGCACGGGCGTGTTTGGATTTTCGCACACCTATTTTCTTACAAAAAAATCGTATTACAAGTTAAATCTGGCAGTGTCGCATCAAGGACAGTTTGCCGATATAGATTCTGTAAGCATTGTAAACAGAAGCGATATAGTGCGTGTAAATAAGGTAGCCTTGCTACAAAACAAAGGATCGGCTCATATACTTTACAACAATAAGATAAACGCAAAGAATGTGGTTACGGCAGGTGTAATTGCCGATGTTTTTAATTTAAATTTTAATGATAGTTTAAGAATAGATTCTGTATCGTTTGCGGCAGTAAAAGCAGGTAAAGGCTGGAGTGCACTTATAGAAAGTTATGCCATGTGGCAGCATAAATTCAATACACAGCTTTCGCTCAATACTGGCGTGCATATACAGTATTATACATTAAGCAATAGCGTGGCGCCCGAGCCTCGCGTGAGTTTAAAATATCAGTTTAGAGAAAATCAATTTGTAAGTATCGGATATGGTTTGCATCACCAAATTCAGCCATTGCCAACATACTATAATCACGAAATTGGAGTAGGAGCGAGCAATAAACCCACTAATTTAGGAATGGGTTTTAGCCGCAGCCAACACATAGTGGCAGGTTACGATTTAATGTTCTACAAATCGTTTCACTTAAAAACAGAGGCCTATTTTCAATACATAGATAAAGTGCCAATTGAGCGTTTTAGAAGTTCCTTTAGCATGTTGAATGCCGGAGCAGATTTTGCTACGCCCAACAATACTTATTTAGTAAACAGAGGTGTTGGGTACAATTATGGTTTAGAAGTAACACTCGAAAAGTTTTTTGCTCAGGGATATTATTTTTTACTTACAGGCTCGGTGTTTCAATCGCAATATAAGGGCAGCGATAATGTGTGGCGCAATACGGCTTTCAATGGTTTGTATGTGGTAAATGCGTTGGGAGGCTACGAGTATCGTTTTGGAGGGAAAAAGGATAAAACAAAGCGGCATATTGTAGCTGCCGATGTAAAGGCAACTGTTGCCGGAGGGCGGTATTACACACCTATTGATGAAACGGCCAGCGCAATGGCTCATGCGCAGGTGCTAATAGATTCTTTGGCGTTTTCAAAAAAGTATCAAGATTATTTCAGAATAGATTTAAAGGTGAGTTATAGGATTAGTTTAAAGCGGGTAACGCAGGAATTTTCAACTGATTTTCAAAATTTAGCAAACATTAAAAATATATTTAGAAAAGTGTATAATCCGCGCACTAACTCACTTAACAATGAATATCAGCAAGGATTATTCATTTTGCCGCAGTATCGTTTGCTTTTTTAG
- a CDS encoding T9SS type A sorting domain-containing protein: protein MKKQLLSLAAFACSAVLFAQNPQIQNGGFETWPSNAKAPSNWSTIESAANEAGVGALLSGKTFSSKETAAGAYVEGVQAISIQNDEITVPVSAKIPGTLMYGKIIVNVAAQTFTPKGTPFTGSPDVIKFAYKYVPQGSDSASFFVRLTKFSALVDSSETIGGVFENLAATSTWDSVAAPIEYDSLFAGGPDSVLVGFLAGGMNNTKGSKLWVDNVRFVYNTSTGIVELPIETPTVKVYPNPVVSTLNLDIKEVTPNTIISIYGLDGKQNVSKKLEGNSISVTELAAGRYLFTISANGKAAGVGSFNVIK from the coding sequence ATGAAAAAACAACTACTCTCATTGGCAGCTTTTGCTTGTTCAGCCGTATTATTTGCACAAAATCCTCAGATACAAAATGGTGGCTTTGAAACTTGGCCAAGTAATGCAAAAGCACCATCTAATTGGAGTACCATTGAATCGGCAGCTAACGAAGCCGGAGTGGGAGCATTATTGAGTGGAAAAACATTTAGTTCAAAAGAAACTGCTGCAGGAGCGTATGTAGAAGGTGTGCAGGCCATCAGCATTCAAAATGATGAAATTACAGTGCCAGTGAGCGCAAAAATTCCGGGAACTTTAATGTATGGTAAAATTATTGTCAATGTAGCCGCGCAAACCTTTACGCCAAAAGGAACGCCATTTACAGGCTCTCCCGATGTAATTAAGTTTGCATATAAATATGTTCCGCAGGGTAGCGACTCGGCCTCTTTCTTTGTGCGCTTAACTAAATTCAGCGCATTGGTGGATTCTTCTGAAACCATTGGTGGGGTATTTGAAAATTTAGCAGCTACCAGCACTTGGGATAGCGTTGCGGCTCCAATTGAATACGATTCACTTTTTGCCGGAGGACCGGATTCTGTATTAGTAGGTTTCCTTGCAGGTGGTATGAACAACACCAAAGGCTCTAAACTTTGGGTAGATAACGTTCGCTTTGTTTATAATACCAGCACCGGAATTGTAGAATTACCAATAGAAACACCTACAGTTAAAGTTTATCCTAATCCGGTTGTAAGCACACTTAATTTAGATATAAAAGAAGTTACTCCTAATACTATCATTTCAATTTATGGTTTAGATGGTAAGCAAAATGTTTCTAAAAAATTGGAAGGCAACAGTATTTCAGTAACAGAGCTTGCTGCAGGTCGTTACTTATTCACTATTTCAGCCAATGGAAAAGCAGCAGGAGTTGGCAGTTTCAACGTAATTAAATAA